catcacctcacgaatctgaggtggtgtgggtttcaggcgggCTATGTCTATAGATCGTATATTacggggaggagagtgattccgtccatttcttcctaatcgccgaaAATAACGATCCGGAAGAGGCGGTTTCAAGCGTTCCGGATCACTATTTTTTGCGATGAGTTCGACTGCAGTGCGCCAGTCTTGAGCAcgcgccatttttttttggcagttaggaagaaatggacggaatcacccttctcccatacaggcataacccacctgaaacgtgcaccactccagattcgtggggtgatacagGTGTGTGCCGCAAACCACTGTGTGGACCACCGTTGGATTTTGCAATGCTGTGTTAATGCCGAACGCATCCTGTGAGATTTTTCAacgcaatgttttctttctatgttCTTCCAAAGAAGTGAAAGATATCGTGatagcgaaaaaagaaagattattTGAGAAGAACCGAGATATCGTTGGTCAGGGAGGATATCGCCGTCAAAAATGCTTCGTTGCAATTGAACAATAGAATAATCGTCAGGCGTTTGATTGCTGCCTTTTTAAAGCCTAGGATTCAATTTAATTCTCGTATTATTATGGTGATATAAACGAAAACGATCGTGAAGAATTACGTATCAACGGTTTTATTGGTGGACGTACATTTTAAGCAAAACCTTAATCGAAATGTGAAAAGGCAACTGAAGAAACTGTATAATCAGCATATGACAATGGATGACTGATGTATAGCAGCATAGAAACATTATAAATCGAAAGAAGATTTAGGAattaattttagaagaaaaaatttactgTGGTCTGACGTTTGGCCACGTatgatgataaaaataaaaagaaggattaattcaattataatggtgtaataataataataataataataataataataataataataataataataataataataataataataataataataataataataataataataataataataataataataataataataataataataataaattttgtaattCGCTCCGATTatacatatgtttttttcattggcCAAAACTGCACGTCCAAAATGTGTTGCCGAGAAAattatttgcatttatccCTCCTTAGTTTTGCGTTTTTAGGAGAATGATTTGGTTTATtgccttttgttttttggatcTTCAGCTTGCCACTACAATCATTATTTATGCAGAGCCTTTGCTAATCATGCTACAAAACATGCTCATGTCGTCTAAAGAATGCACTTTTCGCAGTTTGTGTACAGATTAAGGGTTCTTTCTGACTTATTAGTGTATTATTCACCATGTTATTCGCTTAGTGTAAACCCATATTACATGCGACGCATACTTGTACGACCACCCTGTTGTTTCTGCCATCCAGGATCGATTTCCGGTACAAGGACTTTAGG
The Necator americanus strain Aroian chromosome I, whole genome shotgun sequence genome window above contains:
- a CDS encoding hypothetical protein (NECATOR_CHRI.G573.T1) translates to MVRRVSASILELLFSARHDRSDSKSSGLTDWADELQNLLLLLLLLLLLLLLLLLLLLLLLLLLLLLLLLLLLLLLLLLLLLLHHYN